A window of Candidatus Woesearchaeota archaeon contains these coding sequences:
- a CDS encoding redox-regulated ATPase YchF, whose translation MLIGIVGKPSCGKSTFFKSSTLAEVDIANYPFTTIKPNRAMGYVKINCADKFFEKQCNPRMGYCTNHKRFVPVELLDVAGLVPGAHEGLGMGNQFLDDLRQADVLIHVIDISGSVNEKGEPVEPLSYDPLNDIRFLEKELDYWYLNIIEKGWKKFAQRVIQEKLDIKIALAKQLSGLAVTEDMIETVITKFQLQNIKPVDWTQEQMLQLATELRKTTKPMLIACNKVDVPGAEKNFARLIKEFPDYILIPCSAESELMLKEASKHELIDYIPGEKDFAIKDESKLNDKQKAALTFVKINILEKFDSTGVQKVLDKAVFELLGYIAVYPGGINKLADSNGNILPDCFLMKKDSTALDFAYKLHTDFGKHFIRAINVKTKMATGKDQKLQHCDVIEIVSGK comes from the coding sequence ATGTTAATTGGAATTGTAGGCAAACCTTCTTGTGGAAAAAGTACATTTTTCAAGTCATCAACATTGGCAGAAGTAGATATCGCAAATTATCCGTTCACAACCATAAAACCAAACCGGGCAATGGGTTATGTAAAAATTAATTGCGCAGACAAATTTTTTGAAAAACAATGTAATCCACGGATGGGATACTGTACAAATCATAAAAGGTTTGTTCCTGTGGAATTATTAGATGTAGCAGGTTTAGTGCCGGGAGCGCATGAAGGACTCGGCATGGGCAACCAGTTTCTTGACGATTTAAGACAAGCAGATGTCTTAATTCATGTTATAGACATATCGGGGTCAGTAAACGAAAAAGGTGAACCTGTTGAACCATTATCTTACGATCCTTTAAACGATATCAGATTTCTTGAAAAAGAACTGGATTATTGGTACTTAAATATTATAGAGAAAGGATGGAAAAAATTTGCACAGAGAGTTATACAAGAAAAACTAGATATCAAGATTGCCCTTGCTAAACAATTATCAGGATTAGCTGTTACAGAGGACATGATTGAAACAGTTATAACTAAATTTCAACTTCAAAATATCAAACCGGTGGACTGGACACAGGAACAAATGTTGCAGCTTGCAACTGAATTAAGAAAAACAACTAAACCTATGTTGATTGCCTGCAACAAAGTAGACGTGCCTGGCGCAGAAAAAAATTTTGCAAGATTAATAAAAGAATTCCCTGATTATATCCTGATTCCATGTTCAGCAGAATCTGAGCTGATGTTAAAAGAAGCATCAAAACACGAATTAATTGATTATATTCCCGGAGAAAAAGATTTTGCAATTAAAGATGAATCTAAGCTTAACGATAAACAAAAAGCAGCACTAACCTTTGTAAAAATAAACATTCTTGAAAAGTTTGATTCAACCGGCGTACAAAAAGTATTAGACAAAGCTGTTTTTGAACTATTAGGTTATATCGCAGTCTACCCGGGCGGAATTAACAAGTTAGCAGATTCAAACGGTAACATTTTACCGGATTGTTTTCTTATGAAAAAAGATTCAACAGCGCTAGATTTCGCGTACAAGCTTCATACTGACTTTGGCAAACATTTTATTAGAGCTATTAATGTAAAAACAAAAATGGCTACTGGAAAAGACCAAAAACTTCAGCATTGCGACGTTATAGAAATAGTTTCAGGGAAATAG
- the glyS gene encoding glycine--tRNA ligase — MANHEFVQHFNAFLHQKGFVWGPSPEIYGGLAGFYTYAPLGKLLKNNVENTIRDIFHKNHFWEVECPSIMQKEVWKASGHLEGFTDPLIKCSKCNSNFRVDGLIEETIGTEIPIGEMSNPEILKLIEEKNIKCPNCKEQLEKKITKHNLMMKTTVGVDTEAYNRPETATTTYLPFPRYLTHFRERLPFGVFQIGKAFRNEISPRQHLMRMREFTQAEGQLFLFPDQKQDYEPYEKIKNKKLPLWPHKVWSHNKPLEEISVKDAIELGYFKNKAYAWLVHLSYELFTSMGIPAEKIRLRQHNPKEKAFYADDAWDLEIRLNSFGWMECCGIHDRTDYDLKQHAKHSGKKLEARDENNVIQVPHVLEIAFGTDRPTYALLDIFYEYKDKEEGKTKFNVPYKLAPVKVAIFPLMKKDNLPEKAEEIYQELSKQFQCKYDQSGSIGKRYLREDESGTPFCITIDYDTLEKGTVTIRDRNTAKQEIIKINNILKTVKEKLDEA; from the coding sequence ATGGCTAATCACGAATTCGTACAGCATTTTAATGCATTCTTGCATCAAAAGGGTTTTGTTTGGGGTCCAAGTCCAGAGATTTATGGAGGTTTAGCTGGTTTCTATACTTATGCCCCTTTGGGTAAATTACTCAAAAATAATGTTGAAAACACAATCAGGGATATCTTTCACAAAAACCATTTTTGGGAAGTTGAATGTCCGAGTATTATGCAAAAAGAAGTTTGGAAAGCATCAGGCCATTTAGAAGGTTTCACAGATCCATTAATCAAATGTTCAAAATGTAATTCTAATTTTCGAGTTGACGGTTTGATTGAAGAAACAATTGGGACAGAAATTCCTATTGGCGAGATGTCAAACCCCGAAATATTAAAATTGATAGAAGAAAAAAACATTAAATGCCCGAACTGCAAAGAACAGTTAGAAAAAAAGATTACTAAACATAATTTAATGATGAAAACTACTGTAGGCGTTGACACTGAAGCTTATAATAGGCCGGAAACAGCAACAACTACATATTTGCCATTTCCGCGATATTTAACCCATTTCAGAGAAAGGCTGCCATTTGGAGTTTTCCAGATAGGTAAAGCTTTTAGAAATGAAATAAGCCCAAGACAACATCTTATGCGTATGAGGGAATTCACACAAGCAGAGGGCCAGTTATTTTTGTTCCCCGACCAAAAACAAGATTACGAACCTTATGAAAAAATAAAAAATAAAAAATTGCCTTTATGGCCGCACAAAGTTTGGAGCCATAATAAGCCATTAGAAGAAATCTCAGTTAAAGATGCAATTGAATTAGGATATTTCAAAAATAAAGCTTACGCATGGCTTGTGCACTTATCATATGAACTTTTTACTAGCATGGGAATTCCCGCTGAAAAAATTAGGTTAAGACAGCACAACCCAAAAGAAAAAGCATTCTATGCTGATGATGCCTGGGACCTTGAAATACGCTTAAACAGTTTTGGGTGGATGGAATGTTGCGGAATCCATGACAGGACAGATTACGATTTGAAACAGCACGCTAAACATTCCGGAAAAAAACTTGAGGCAAGAGACGAGAATAATGTAATACAAGTTCCGCATGTCTTAGAAATTGCATTTGGCACCGATAGGCCAACTTACGCATTGCTTGACATTTTCTATGAATACAAGGACAAGGAAGAGGGCAAAACCAAATTTAATGTTCCTTACAAGCTTGCTCCTGTAAAAGTTGCAATTTTCCCTTTAATGAAAAAGGATAACCTTCCTGAAAAAGCCGAAGAGATATATCAAGAATTATCAAAACAGTTCCAATGCAAATACGACCAATCGGGCAGTATAGGTAAACGATATTTAAGGGAAGATGAATCAGGTACACCTTTTTGCATCACTATTGATTATGATACATTGGAAAAAGGTACTGTAACAATCAGGGACAGGAATACAGCTAAACAGGAAATTATTAAAATTAATAATATACTAAAAACAGTTAAAGAGAAACTGGATGAGGCGTAA
- a CDS encoding DUF2073 domain-containing protein has product MLAFQFIPYSEIEKQSSQRRIQRILNVVKDNKIAVLEGRLKKEEEAELIEKTMESIDEDFKGIELAVSIPKKKNEELWHEKAKRVMINYLLGDRTGFTIVGPASIIKEIKKNPDKIELFTKNLVVKRTQKKKLVANINGIANGKARP; this is encoded by the coding sequence ATGTTAGCATTTCAATTTATTCCATATTCAGAGATAGAAAAACAATCTTCGCAAAGGAGGATACAAAGAATTCTTAATGTTGTTAAAGATAACAAAATTGCAGTTTTGGAAGGGAGACTTAAGAAGGAAGAAGAAGCTGAATTAATTGAAAAAACTATGGAGAGTATTGATGAAGATTTTAAGGGCATAGAGTTGGCGGTAAGTATTCCTAAGAAAAAGAATGAAGAGCTTTGGCATGAAAAAGCAAAAAGGGTAATGATTAATTATTTATTAGGGGATAGAACCGGTTTTACAATTGTAGGACCTGCTTCTATTATTAAAGAAATAAAAAAGAATCCTGATAAAATTGAACTATTTACTAAAAATTTAGTTGTTAAAAGAACGCAAAAAAAGAAATTGGTTGCAAATATAAATGGAATTGCCAATGGTAAAGCGAGGCCTTAA
- a CDS encoding 50S ribosome-binding GTPase, with amino-acid sequence MLKSVRKFLNRYLGRLFKTKSHIKLGLYGPPNAGKTTLANRICQDWLGEDMGSVSNIAHETREIQIKEQINIKKGNRELSFSLVDTPGIATKIDYEDFLKFGMKEAQAKKRAKEATKGIIDAIKWLDDMDTVIVVLDATKDPFSQVNITIIGNLAARDINVLIVANKSDLKKSDIKRIKSAFPQYEVIGVSAKFGKNIDEFYEMLLDATNR; translated from the coding sequence ATGTTAAAATCAGTACGAAAATTCTTAAACAGGTATTTAGGGAGATTATTTAAAACTAAGTCTCATATTAAACTTGGTCTTTACGGACCGCCTAACGCCGGTAAAACTACTCTGGCTAACAGAATTTGTCAAGATTGGTTAGGTGAAGATATGGGTTCAGTTTCTAATATTGCCCATGAAACCAGGGAAATTCAGATCAAAGAGCAGATAAATATTAAAAAAGGCAACCGCGAGCTATCATTTAGTTTAGTAGATACTCCAGGCATTGCTACAAAGATTGATTATGAAGATTTTTTAAAGTTTGGCATGAAAGAGGCTCAAGCTAAGAAAAGGGCTAAAGAAGCAACAAAAGGGATTATTGATGCAATAAAGTGGTTAGATGATATGGATACAGTAATTGTAGTGCTTGATGCTACTAAAGACCCATTCTCACAAGTAAATATAACTATCATTGGCAATTTAGCTGCTAGAGATATTAATGTGTTAATTGTAGCTAATAAAAGTGATTTAAAAAAATCGGATATTAAAAGAATTAAATCCGCTTTTCCACAATATGAAGTTATTGGAGTTAGCGCCAAATTTGGTAAAAATATAGATGAATTTTATGAAATGTTGTTAGATGCGACGAACCGATAA